CCGTGGCGCACCAGTGCTGCTGCAACATAGTAGGTCTGTACGGTGATTTTCTGGCGCGGCGGAGTGGGCTGGTCAGGGTCTTCATTGAACAGTGAGCCGACATAGCCGGAGCCAGACAGTCCGATTAGTTTGCGCGAAGCCAGCATTTCCTGCGTAAGTTCGGGTGGTGCGTTGGCAAAATTCTCACGCCGAAACAATGCGACCATGTTGCCTTGCCCAACACGAATGGCTTTCAGGCGAGGGTGGCTCGGCGCATCAAAGCTGATCGCCAGGTCGCAACGGCGCTCGTACAGTGATCTAAGGATGTCCTTGTTGTGCAAGGTTTGAATATCGAGGGATACCGCCGGTTCCAATTCGTGCAGCATCGCAACGGCAGATGGGGCGACATCCAGGCCGAGCGATGGCAATACCGCCAAACGCAGCGAACCGTCGCCATGTTTGAGATTCGCTGTTGTCTCACGTAACGATTCGTAACGTTGATAAAGCTCCTGCGCCTCCCGATAGATAACATGTGCCTCTTCGGTTGGCACGAGCCGCCCTTTGACCCGGCGAAACAGCGGCAACCCTATGCGGCTTTCTGCGTGTCGTAGCACCTTGCTCACTGAAGGTTGCGAAACGTGCAACAGCCGCGCTGCTGCGCTGACTGAGCCGGTTTGATAAACGGCGTGGAAGATTTCGATATGGCGGAGGTTCATCATAAGGCGGCGATCCGGGCGTTCTTTGTGACCAAGCGATACAAGTCGAGTGCCGGATCATACGCTGATTGGAGGACAGTTTCGTAACTGCCACTTGTATGCCGGGCATTTTTCCGCCAGTTCATCATCGACTCATGCATAACGTTGCAGCACTCCGTACTGTTTTTCTGAGCGTTGCAGGTTTGGCGGGGCTTGGTCTCCAGCGGATTAAGTGGCAAAGTCTTCAACGAGCTGTTCAGCCGTAGCAGGAAGGGGAGGTGCATTGTTTAATCTACCACCGTTCACGTTGGCCGTAGTTGTGGGAGTACCGGCATTCTGGATTCTCTACACCTGCGTTTTCTGGTACCTGTCGCGTCACTATGACCGTGCGGATAATGACCAATGAGCATCCAGTTGGTATTCCTGCTGCTCTATTTCATTGCCATGGTCGGTATTGGTGCTGTTGTCATGCGTCGCAGCGGCCGTGGTACCGAAGAGTTCCTGCTCGGGGGGCGGTGTCTTGGCCCCGGCGTTACTGCGCTCAGACTGCAAAGCTCATCGATGTCCGGCTACATGTTTCTGGGCGCGGGCTCGCTCGGCTACACCCAGGGCTATTTCGGGATGTGGTACGCGCTCGGCGATATCGGCGGCGGTATTCTCAACCTGTCGGTGCTCGGCAGACGAATGCGAAAACTCTCGCAGATTCTGGGCTCAATCACTTCAATCGAGTACCTAGAGCACCGCTATCCGTCGAAATGGACCCGTGGCATTGCTGCGCCTATCGCACTTTTTTGTATCTTCTTTTACGTGCTGGCGCAGTTCATTGCGGGTGGGCGCGGTCTTGAAATTGTCTCTGGTGTTTCTTATCCCGTCGCTCTCGCCGTAGCCATAGGAGTTATCGTTCTTTACACCTACCTCGGTGGCTACCTGGCGGTTGCATACACAGACTTTGTACAAGCCATCGTTATGCTCGTTGGCATGCTGTGGGTCCTGATTGGAACATTGCAGGCTGTTGGTGGCTTGAGCGACGGAAATCAAGCTATTGGCGCGCTGGATCCCACCTTGCTGACAATGTGGGGGCGCGGTCTGGCATTCGAGGGTCAGTGGGGCATCGTGATCGGAGCGTTGCTGATCTTTTCAATCGGCTACATGGGCTGGCCGCACGTGGTGGTGAGTCACATGGCTATGAAACGGCCGGGCGTTGCCAGGAAAGCCGGCGTCTATTCACTGCTCTTCAACGTACTTTTCATCCCGGGTCCCTATTTGATCGGTTTGTTTGCATTGTTGCTGGTGCCGACGTTGGCCAATCCGGAGATGGCAGTATTTTCTGTCGCGGAAGCCGTGCTGCCGCCATTTGCTGTTGGGATTGTGATGGCGGCGATAATGGCGGCCATCATGTCAACCGCCGATGCTTTGTTGCTGCAGTCGGGGACGATAGCCAGCCAGGACATCTACGCGCGATTCATCAACAGAAGCATGTCCGAGCAACAAATGGTTTGGGTGTCGCGGGTCATCGTATTGAGCCTGGCGGTCATCGGCTATGCCATTGCCGTTGTGGAACCGCCGGCCGTCGCCAGTATCGTGATCTTTTCGACAACCGTATTGGGTAGTGCGTTTGTGCCTGCCTACGTTTGTGCAGTCTGGTGGAAGAAAGCCAATGCCGCAGGAGCGATCGCTTCCATGCTTGCTGGTACGCTCAGCTCGGTCAGTTGGGAGTTGTTGGCGATGCCCGCGGCTACGGGTCTGGACCCGATGGTTATTGGCCTGGCGCTGTCGACTACGACGATAGTCGTGGTCAGCTTGCTGACACAAAAATCGCACCCGGTACCCGAGCGAATTCGACGAGCAATTGATGAGACAGCGAGACTCTCCCCGATACCGGCTTCGCTCCGTCGCGGGCAAGATTCCAGCCTGTCGGCACAAGCCGATATTCTGGCGCGCGAACATAGTTGATGGTGC
The DNA window shown above is from Woeseia oceani and carries:
- a CDS encoding LysR family transcriptional regulator, which gives rise to MMNLRHIEIFHAVYQTGSVSAAARLLHVSQPSVSKVLRHAESRIGLPLFRRVKGRLVPTEEAHVIYREAQELYQRYESLRETTANLKHGDGSLRLAVLPSLGLDVAPSAVAMLHELEPAVSLDIQTLHNKDILRSLYERRCDLAISFDAPSHPRLKAIRVGQGNMVALFRRENFANAPPELTQEMLASRKLIGLSGSGYVGSLFNEDPDQPTPPRQKITVQTYYVAAALVRHGVGFAIIDEFTARANMSESLDYRPLADMAPLTVYCTFLEDRPLSQLAEKLVRLMKKVIKSSDDR
- a CDS encoding sodium/proline symporter, yielding MSIQLVFLLLYFIAMVGIGAVVMRRSGRGTEEFLLGGRCLGPGVTALRLQSSSMSGYMFLGAGSLGYTQGYFGMWYALGDIGGGILNLSVLGRRMRKLSQILGSITSIEYLEHRYPSKWTRGIAAPIALFCIFFYVLAQFIAGGRGLEIVSGVSYPVALAVAIGVIVLYTYLGGYLAVAYTDFVQAIVMLVGMLWVLIGTLQAVGGLSDGNQAIGALDPTLLTMWGRGLAFEGQWGIVIGALLIFSIGYMGWPHVVVSHMAMKRPGVARKAGVYSLLFNVLFIPGPYLIGLFALLLVPTLANPEMAVFSVAEAVLPPFAVGIVMAAIMAAIMSTADALLLQSGTIASQDIYARFINRSMSEQQMVWVSRVIVLSLAVIGYAIAVVEPPAVASIVIFSTTVLGSAFVPAYVCAVWWKKANAAGAIASMLAGTLSSVSWELLAMPAATGLDPMVIGLALSTTTIVVVSLLTQKSHPVPERIRRAIDETARLSPIPASLRRGQDSSLSAQADILAREHS